A genomic region of Sideroxydans sp. CL21 contains the following coding sequences:
- the pal gene encoding peptidoglycan-associated lipoprotein Pal, whose product MKKIAFILVSLLVAACSSTHKADTAAAPQAAPQAAPQTAASPAPVSATPAELAASKLAAELQGLEKESVYFDFDKYAVKPEYQDAIRKQANFIKEHKNDVVTLEGNADERGSEKYNLALGNRRAAAVLKSLERLGVPASQIRTVSFGKDHPRLACHEEKCWKENRRVDFEHKLN is encoded by the coding sequence ATGAAAAAAATTGCATTCATTCTGGTTTCATTGCTGGTAGCTGCATGTTCGTCCACCCACAAGGCAGATACTGCGGCGGCACCGCAAGCTGCACCGCAAGCTGCACCGCAAACGGCTGCCAGCCCTGCGCCGGTATCGGCGACGCCAGCCGAGCTGGCTGCGAGCAAGCTCGCGGCCGAACTGCAGGGGCTGGAAAAGGAAAGCGTTTATTTTGATTTCGACAAGTATGCCGTAAAGCCGGAATATCAGGATGCAATTCGGAAGCAGGCCAATTTCATCAAGGAGCACAAGAATGACGTGGTCACTCTGGAAGGCAATGCTGACGAGCGCGGGAGCGAAAAGTACAATCTGGCTTTGGGAAACAGGCGTGCAGCAGCTGTTCTGAAAAGCCTGGAACGCCTGGGTGTGCCAGCCTCCCAGATCAGGACAGTGAGCTTCGGGAAAGATCATCCGCGTCTCGCGTGCCACGAAGAAAAATGCTGGAAAGAGAATCGCCGGGTTGATTTTGAGCACAAGCTTAACTAG
- a CDS encoding SH3 domain-containing protein, which produces MRNVIALCLLLGFVPTAWATEYAYTIRSAELKAKPYTDAQTLTSLPPRSKVEVLGRQGGWTHVKSISFSGWVKMLSLQLEANDQNRRGDNGLSALFNVASTGRSSSTVTTGIRGLSEEQLKNAKPNPQELQAAKRYAVSRQEAQRYAAAGKLHAQSMDYLNGGQE; this is translated from the coding sequence ATGAGGAACGTCATTGCATTATGTTTGCTGCTCGGCTTCGTGCCGACAGCCTGGGCTACAGAATACGCCTACACAATACGCTCTGCCGAACTGAAAGCAAAACCCTACACCGATGCACAGACGCTGACGTCGCTGCCCCCACGCAGCAAGGTCGAGGTGCTGGGACGGCAAGGGGGCTGGACCCATGTCAAATCGATCTCCTTCAGCGGCTGGGTGAAGATGTTGAGCCTGCAGCTGGAAGCGAATGACCAAAACAGGCGAGGAGACAACGGCTTGAGTGCCTTGTTCAATGTTGCCTCCACCGGCAGAAGCAGCAGCACGGTGACTACCGGGATACGCGGTCTGTCGGAAGAACAGTTGAAGAACGCAAAACCCAACCCGCAGGAGCTGCAAGCCGCAAAACGTTATGCCGTGAGCCGCCAGGAGGCGCAACGTTATGCCGCTGCCGGCAAGCTGCATGCACAGAGTATGGATTATCTGAATGGAGGCCAGGAATGA
- a CDS encoding MarR family winged helix-turn-helix transcriptional regulator — protein sequence MAKRNKSQLSVQVLKKFRIIFGSVRQHFREVEKTCGVTGSQLWILQEVAKTPDIGVSELAERLSIHQSTCSQLVEKLVTHGLVIKERSKEDQRRVGLCLTEDASKILKKAPGPAEGILPEALQGLSESTLLALDRSLVEVIGQLSTKDDKLADSPLSDL from the coding sequence TTGGCCAAGCGCAACAAAAGTCAGCTTTCAGTTCAGGTGCTTAAAAAATTTCGCATCATTTTCGGCTCTGTTCGTCAGCATTTTCGTGAAGTGGAAAAAACCTGCGGAGTCACGGGTTCACAATTGTGGATATTGCAGGAAGTGGCAAAGACTCCGGATATCGGCGTTTCCGAACTTGCCGAGCGCCTGTCCATACACCAATCGACCTGCAGTCAGCTGGTCGAGAAGCTTGTCACGCACGGTCTGGTGATCAAGGAGCGAAGCAAGGAAGATCAGCGGCGAGTTGGCTTGTGCCTGACTGAAGATGCCTCAAAGATCCTGAAAAAGGCACCGGGGCCCGCGGAAGGAATACTGCCGGAAGCTCTGCAGGGGCTATCCGAATCGACTTTGCTCGCTTTGGACAGATCACTGGTCGAGGTCATCGGGCAATTAAGCACCAAAGATGACAAGCTTGCCGACAGCCCGCTGTCTGATTTGTGA
- a CDS encoding M48 family metallopeptidase, which yields MRTNKTIALLCLLVSALPAAAFDLGSIDWQKAVDTVKKVQKASTDISEPQEIALGEGIASNLLGAAPLLDNPAAQEYVNRVGRWLTLQTERPELPWQFGVLDDNDVNAFAAPGGYVFITKGLLAKMNSEAELAGVLAHEISHVLRKHHLQAIKKGARTELLSDLASEALQSNGSNPALTKLVSAGTEVYARGLDKNDEFEADRMGVVIAARGGYDPYGLPAVLQTLQSLNPNDSSVALMFKTHPAPADRLSLLDKEMTGQFNNFENQPDLAPRFLQALGAGKK from the coding sequence ATGAGAACGAATAAAACGATAGCCTTGCTGTGCCTGTTGGTTTCAGCGCTTCCCGCTGCCGCATTCGATCTGGGTAGTATCGACTGGCAAAAAGCGGTTGATACTGTCAAGAAAGTGCAGAAAGCCAGTACCGATATCAGTGAACCGCAAGAGATTGCACTGGGCGAGGGGATTGCCAGCAATTTGCTGGGCGCAGCCCCGCTGCTGGACAATCCGGCAGCACAGGAATATGTGAATCGCGTCGGGCGCTGGCTTACCTTGCAAACGGAACGCCCCGAATTGCCATGGCAATTCGGTGTGCTGGACGACAACGATGTGAATGCCTTCGCCGCGCCCGGCGGCTATGTGTTCATTACCAAAGGGTTGCTGGCGAAAATGAACAGTGAGGCAGAGCTGGCAGGCGTTTTGGCGCACGAGATATCGCATGTGCTGCGCAAGCATCATTTGCAGGCCATCAAAAAGGGGGCGCGAACAGAATTGCTTTCCGATCTTGCGAGCGAAGCGCTGCAGAGCAACGGCTCCAATCCCGCGCTGACCAAGTTGGTCAGCGCGGGAACGGAAGTGTATGCACGGGGTTTGGACAAAAACGACGAGTTTGAGGCTGACCGCATGGGCGTGGTGATCGCAGCGCGGGGTGGTTACGATCCCTACGGATTACCCGCTGTGTTGCAGACTCTGCAATCGCTCAACCCGAACGATTCCAGCGTTGCATTGATGTTCAAGACACATCCGGCACCTGCGGACCGTTTGAGCCTGCTCGACAAGGAGATGACCGGCCAATTCAACAACTTCGAGAATCAGCCCGACCTCGCGCCGCGTTTTCTCCAGGCATTGGGTGCGGGAAAGAAATAG